The Anopheles coluzzii chromosome 2, AcolN3, whole genome shotgun sequence genome window below encodes:
- the LOC120952928 gene encoding multifunctional methyltransferase subunit TRM112-like protein: MKLLTYNFLTSKCIRGVKVGYPLKLNIVEKKEVNADFNSEFITRMLPRLEWSAISAAATNIGSDIPSAMPADIQNDMETLQKLHHILLEVDVVEGTLECPETGRIFPINNGIPNMLLNEDEV; encoded by the exons atgaagcTATTAACGTACAATTTTCTGACCTCCAAGTGCATTCGCGGCGTGAAAGTGGGATATCCTCTAAAGTTGAAT ATCGTGGAAAAGAAGGAAGTGAATGCTGATTTCAACTCAGAATTCATTACCCGCATGCTGCCAAGGCTAGAATGGAGCGCCATTAGTGCGGCGGCAACGAAT ATCGGTTCCGACATTCCCAGTGCCATGCCGGCCGACATCCAGAACGATATGGAAacgctgcagaagctgcaccACATCCTGCTCGAGGTGGACGTGGTCGAGGGTACGCTGGAGTGTCCGGAAACGGGGCGCATTTTCCCGATCAACAACGGCATCCCGAACATGCTGCTGAACGAGGATGAAGTTtag
- the LOC120952923 gene encoding uncharacterized oxidoreductase YjmC isoform X1, which yields MHSPSVSSVRFVGVHFKGLLARAALPQSASSHQQRGYCTGSSPVAQTSSRWATMMATATVRRLGVNAPAMLVVRLLSGTANSSSTLSSTGGGAGQGSEISSWNKRKPQCREHHQLTCGQEQQAHSPFFHVQHQKQRSMSTTGAAKKGLVAVEEARRFMVDCLIKSNTPPAHAKQQADLLVEADYRGHFSHGMNRLEMYINDLHKNACNGSAVPAVLNETPATAWVDGNNGLGAVVGNFCMDLAIRKAKEVGVGWVCAKRSNHYGIAGWYTLRAMNAGCIGMSMTNTSPLASPTRSKEAALGTNPISVGAPGKDGDGFVLDMATTAVAVGKIEMQRRKNEPIPVGWAQGPDGHPTTDASVAFDTACLMPLGGTELTSGYKGYGLGAMVEVFCGVLAGANYATKIRKWTHAGADSEADLGQCFVAINPACFAPGFEGRLSDLTGILRNMPMTDPNHPVLVAGDPELHHMAMVDKEGGLAYHVNQIKTCSELSERLGVKPIEVI from the exons ATGCACTCGCCCTCCGTCTCCTCCGTCCGCTTCGTTGGTGTGCACTTTAAAGGGCTACTGGCACGGGCAGCACTACCACAATCAGCATCATCCCATCAACAACGCGGATACTGCACAGGCTCCAGCCCGGTTGCGCAAACATCATCTCGATGGGCGACAATGATGGCAACGGCGACGGTGCGGCGGTTGGGCGTAAATGCACCGGCCATGCTTGTCGTACGGCTGCTGAGTGGCACcgcgaacagcagcagtacacTATCGTCCACCGGTGGAGGAGCAGGTCAGGGCAGTGAAATAAGCAGCTGGAACAAACGGAAGCCACAGTGCCGAGAGCATCATCAGCTTACCTGCGGGCAGGAACAGCAAG CACACTCACCGTTTTTCCACGTGCAACATCAAAAGCAGCGCAGCATGAGCACTACGGGAGCAGCCAAGAAAGGGTTGGTGGCCGTTGAGGAAGCTCGCCGCTTCATGGTGGACTGCCTGATAAAGTCCAACACTCCGCCGGCCCACGCGAAACAGCAGGCCGATCTGCTGGTGGAAGCGGACTACCGTGGCCACTTCAGCCACGGCATGAACCGGCTCGAGATGTACATTAACGATCTGCACAAGAACGCGTGCAACGGGTCAGCCGTACCGGCCGTGCTGAACGAAACGCCGGCCACGGCTTGGGTCGACGGGAACAACGGGCTCGGTGCGGTCGTCGGTAACTTCTGCATGGATTTGGCGATCCGCAAGGCGAAGGAGGTCGGCGTTGGATGGGTTTGTGCGAAGC GATCGAATCATTACGGCATTGCGGGATGGTACACGCTGCGTGCGATGAACGCTGGCTGCATTGGCATGTCGATGACGAACACTTCACCGCTGGCCAGCCCAACCCGCAGCAAAGAGGCCGCCCTCGGGACGAACCCCATTTCGGTGGGAGCGCCCGGGAAGGATGGCGATGGGTTCGTGCTCGACATGGCCACCACGGCCGTCGCTGTCGGAAAG ATTGAAATGCAGCGCCGTAAGAACGAACCCATCCCGGTCGGCTGGGCCCAGGGTCCCGATGGACATCCGACGACGGACGCAAGCGTGGCGTTCGACACCGCTTGTCTCATGCCGCTCGGCGGCACCGAACTAACGTCCGGCTACAAGGGTTACGGGCTCGGTGCGATGGTGGAAGTGTTTTGCGGCGTGCTGGCCGGTGCGAACTACGCCACGAAGATCCGCAAGTGGACCCACGCCGGTGCCGATTCGGAGGCGGATCTGGGCCAGTGCTTCGTGGCGATCAATCCCGCCTGCTTTGCACCGGGCTTCGAAGGCCGGCTGTCCGATCTGACCGGCATTCTGCGCAACATGCCAATG ACTGATCCCAATCATCCCGTCCTGGTAGCAGGAGATCCGGAACTGCACCACATGGCAATGGTGGACAAGGAAGGTGGTCTTGCGTACCACGTAAACCAAATCAAGACCTGCTCCGAGCTGTCGGAACGGCTGGGCGTGAAGCCGATTGAAGTgatttaa
- the LOC120952923 gene encoding uncharacterized oxidoreductase YjmC isoform X2, with protein sequence MALNWFRLRYRSRLLPGAVDTFLSHSPFFHVQHQKQRSMSTTGAAKKGLVAVEEARRFMVDCLIKSNTPPAHAKQQADLLVEADYRGHFSHGMNRLEMYINDLHKNACNGSAVPAVLNETPATAWVDGNNGLGAVVGNFCMDLAIRKAKEVGVGWVCAKRSNHYGIAGWYTLRAMNAGCIGMSMTNTSPLASPTRSKEAALGTNPISVGAPGKDGDGFVLDMATTAVAVGKIEMQRRKNEPIPVGWAQGPDGHPTTDASVAFDTACLMPLGGTELTSGYKGYGLGAMVEVFCGVLAGANYATKIRKWTHAGADSEADLGQCFVAINPACFAPGFEGRLSDLTGILRNMPMTDPNHPVLVAGDPELHHMAMVDKEGGLAYHVNQIKTCSELSERLGVKPIEVI encoded by the exons ATGGCCCTAAACTGGTTCCGTTTGAGATACAGATCCCGACTCTTGCCTGGAGCAGTCGATACTTTCCTCT CACACTCACCGTTTTTCCACGTGCAACATCAAAAGCAGCGCAGCATGAGCACTACGGGAGCAGCCAAGAAAGGGTTGGTGGCCGTTGAGGAAGCTCGCCGCTTCATGGTGGACTGCCTGATAAAGTCCAACACTCCGCCGGCCCACGCGAAACAGCAGGCCGATCTGCTGGTGGAAGCGGACTACCGTGGCCACTTCAGCCACGGCATGAACCGGCTCGAGATGTACATTAACGATCTGCACAAGAACGCGTGCAACGGGTCAGCCGTACCGGCCGTGCTGAACGAAACGCCGGCCACGGCTTGGGTCGACGGGAACAACGGGCTCGGTGCGGTCGTCGGTAACTTCTGCATGGATTTGGCGATCCGCAAGGCGAAGGAGGTCGGCGTTGGATGGGTTTGTGCGAAGC GATCGAATCATTACGGCATTGCGGGATGGTACACGCTGCGTGCGATGAACGCTGGCTGCATTGGCATGTCGATGACGAACACTTCACCGCTGGCCAGCCCAACCCGCAGCAAAGAGGCCGCCCTCGGGACGAACCCCATTTCGGTGGGAGCGCCCGGGAAGGATGGCGATGGGTTCGTGCTCGACATGGCCACCACGGCCGTCGCTGTCGGAAAG ATTGAAATGCAGCGCCGTAAGAACGAACCCATCCCGGTCGGCTGGGCCCAGGGTCCCGATGGACATCCGACGACGGACGCAAGCGTGGCGTTCGACACCGCTTGTCTCATGCCGCTCGGCGGCACCGAACTAACGTCCGGCTACAAGGGTTACGGGCTCGGTGCGATGGTGGAAGTGTTTTGCGGCGTGCTGGCCGGTGCGAACTACGCCACGAAGATCCGCAAGTGGACCCACGCCGGTGCCGATTCGGAGGCGGATCTGGGCCAGTGCTTCGTGGCGATCAATCCCGCCTGCTTTGCACCGGGCTTCGAAGGCCGGCTGTCCGATCTGACCGGCATTCTGCGCAACATGCCAATG ACTGATCCCAATCATCCCGTCCTGGTAGCAGGAGATCCGGAACTGCACCACATGGCAATGGTGGACAAGGAAGGTGGTCTTGCGTACCACGTAAACCAAATCAAGACCTGCTCCGAGCTGTCGGAACGGCTGGGCGTGAAGCCGATTGAAGTgatttaa
- the LOC120952925 gene encoding chaperone protein DnaJ 2-like, producing the protein MEEEKNFYAVLGVAREASLEEILAAYQRLAPMCRADSENYDPTDFPIQGLEQQEYWEKLNHAYRTLIIPEIRARYDAGYPSEELPAPVRSRAESLARGSSAAIQPPPLIEPASKQVRPHSVVIQCPVQLEELFHGTRKDVSYQRLVNIAGQSELIHQTTSVNITPYMRDGEQIILRGLGNQIGAVQGDLLVVLRQFVHPSFSAKGNDLVCNCHIPLSVAVLGGIVSIRGIDNKTFGLMLHEPYPLLPPLVKVIEGEGMKTRHGRGKLVVKFYVQFLPVPTRLRDETTNLLRQIESAYSRAEDA; encoded by the exons atggaagaagagaaaaatttCTACGCAGTATTGGGAGTGGCACGTGAGGCTTCCCTGGAGGAAATCCTCGCtgc CTATCAACGGCTAGCACCAATGTGTCGGGCAGATTCGGAAAACTATGATCCGACGGATTTCCCGATCCAGGGTCTGGAGCAGCAAGAGTATTGGGAGAAGCTGAACCACGCATACCGCACGCTGA TCATTCCGGAGATACGTGCCCGGTACGATGCTGGCTACCCTAGCGAGGAACTGCCTGCCCCGGTACGCTCCCGCGCTGAGTCATTGGCCCGGGGCAG TTCGGCTGCCATTCAGCCACCCCCTTTGATTGAGCCCGCGTCGAAGCAGGTACGGCCACACTCCGTCGTGATACAATGTCCGGTCCAGCTGGAAGAGCTATTCCACGGGACGCGGAAGGATGTCAGCTATCAACGGCTGGTCAACATTGCCGGCCAGTCGGAGCTCATCCATCAGACGACGTCGGTCAATATCACACCGTACATGCGCGATGGCGAACAGATCATACTGCGTGGGCTCGGCAACCAGATTGGAGCGGTGCAGGGTGATCTGCTGGTTGTATTGCGCCAATTCGTACACCCGTCTTTCAGCGCCAAGGGCAACGATCTTGTCTGCAACTGTCACATACCGCTATCGGTTGCTGTGCTGGGCGGCATAGTCTCCATCAGGGGCATCGACAACAAGACATTTGGGCTGATGTTGCACGAACCGTACCCGCTGCTTCCGCCCCTAGTGAAGGTGATCGAGGGCGAGGGTATGAAGACGCGCCACGGGCGTGGAAAGCTGGTGGTCAAGTTTTACG TCCAATTTCTACCAGTGCCAACCCGTCTGCGGGATGAAACCACCAACCTGCTGCGTCAGATCGAGAGCGCATACAGTCGCGCGGAGGACGCCTAG
- the LOC125908427 gene encoding uncharacterized protein LOC125908427, with product MGQAQFAKRQELPESVANFFDDFNPSGNGRTASNAFLAESYAPPTQLLTKHALSFNVDVPLDLEELFWGTRRDIIFQRMITVGGRTNTIHQMISIEFTPHMRDGQMIFLEEMGHQVDAQRGDVWVVLRQIVHPVFRALGDDLISSCTLPLSVALLGGTVEVTGMDGIKLYVNVNEPEPFHFPLVKTIDGQVNVPRVPTSLRDATTNMIRQIENAPEQNEDA from the exons ATGGGACAAGCGCAGTTTGCTAAGCGCCAGGAGCTTCCAGAATCTGTGGCCAATTTTTTCGATGA TTTTAATCCATCTGGAAATGGACGCACGGCATCGAACGCGTTTCTTGCCGAGTCGTATGCGCCGCCGACGCAGCTGCTGACGAAGCATGCGCTTTCCTTTAATGTGGATGTTCCTCTCGATCTGGAGGAACTTTTCTGGGGCACACGGCGAGATATCATCTTCCAGCGGATGATAACTGTTGGGGGAAGGACGAACACCATCCACCAAATGATATCGATTGAATTCACACCCCACATGCGCGATGGCCAAATGATCTTCCTGGAGGAAATGGGTCATCAAGTGGATGCGCAGCGGGGTGACGTGTGGGTGGTGCTTCGGCAAATCGTGCATCCGGTGTTCAGAGCTCTGGGTGATGATCTAATCAGCTCCTGTACTTTGCCACTGTCTGTGGCCCTGCTGGGCGGCACGGTGGAAGTGACGGGCATGGATGGTATCAAACTCTACGTTAACGTGAACGAACCGGAACCGTTTCACTTTCCGCTGGTGAAGACGATCGATGGTCAAG TTAACGTTCCACGTGTACCGACCAGTCTGCGGGACGCAACCACCAACATGATCCGTCAGATAGAGAACGCACCAGAGCAGAACGAAGATGCCTAA
- the LOC120951351 gene encoding hornerin-like isoform X1 → MDCCSSTTTASYADYRQHAMNGNFCYPYAPSMLRSASPYPLAGGGGGGGGARYGTSYRSSPLPGGGGYHGAASPHAPYDGYDKYYGGGYGHHGPSGYGSGYYGNYHPSAYRDYGPGHYNGHYYHQSQSPYARAGGGAASPMYGGYLYPSAAGRHYGATSSLQQQQQQHHPFGGSRDPYPYHGQREHQQQQQYSSFANYPHLPPYRNGTHPDHPAGGKSHHHHPQQQQQQQQQFPAHQSFPGSHNERGMTTGGGGGGSSSSNSHTSNGGSSVVGDGPPSNTTTNTASSGYGSPGTDYTLPGSSYSSGDSPPHQHPPAGGDERESSATSRTPTATPTPAAALALGAATAAAAAEFPLSTKDTRMRKPKERKLQRTANGNGGAAGGDSGHGSRSGSPSATVNGLSSGSNGATRMKSLDALTNLCWPEEDQFPGRMRKYSTANGLKGRDGNNSRKETNELEGAPAASPSRTAGPTRRTKKQTSKQSKETKSTSAESREKQTNNSATTVTPPVEIKHVTPLPGFQQAFGSTEIGKFSEVFFNSSPTSANHSPPTPPAHHHPLQLQQEQHHQSGQHQQQQQQQGQQQSGVAHQSQHGTTTMQQLVMESLNAYESDVDTLSPQPWEAHGAAPPVDAYDSTPGTSGYGLPISASHFHPSYYESSSYSDHAVDSPLGNYFSEMTCNEFVN, encoded by the exons ATGGATTGTTGCAGCAGCACTACTACTGCCAGCTACGCAGACTACAGGCAGCACGCGATGAACGGCAACTTCTGCTACCCGTACGCGCCCAGCATGCTGCGCAGTGCGTCACCGTACCCGTTggctggcggcggcggcggcggtggaggcGCCCGGTACGGCACTAGCTATCGATCTTCCCCGCTGCCGGGTGGTGGCGGCTACCATGGGGCCGCCTCGCCGCATGCTCCGTACGATGGGTACGATAAGTACTACGGCGGCGGCTACGGGCATCACGGACCGTCGGGCTACGGCAGCGGTTACTATGGCAACTACCATCCGTCGGCCTACCGGGACTATGGTCCGGGGCACTACAACGGCCACTACTATCACCAATCGCAGTCACCGTACGCTCGggccggtggtggtgcggcCTCGCCCATGTACGGTGGCTACCTGTACCCATCGGCGGCGGGCCGGCATTATGGGGCCACTTCcagcctgcagcagcagcagcagcagcatcatccgtTCGGTGGGTCCCGCGACCCGTACCCCTATCACGGGCAGCGGgaacaccaacagcagcaacagtattCGAGCTTCGCCAACTACCCTCACCTGCCACCGTACAGGAACGGCACGCATCCTGATCATCCTGCTGGGGGGAAatcacaccatcaccacccacagcagcagcagcagcagcagcagcagtttccagcgcaccAAAGCTTCCCAGGAAGTCACAACGAACGGGGGATGACGACGGGTGGAGgaggcggcggcagcagcagcagtaacagcCACACCAGCAACGGCGGCAGCAGTGTGGTCGGTGATGGTCCACCGtcgaacaccaccaccaatacTGCTTCGTCCGGGTATGGGTCACCGGGCACCGATTACACGCTGCCCGGTTCCTCCTACAGCTCGGGGGACAGTCCACCCCACCAGCATCCACCAGCCGGCGGGGATGAGCGGGAGTCGAGTGCTACCTCCCGCACACCCACCGCAACACCCACACCAGCAGCGGCACTCGCTCTCGGTGCAGCAACAG cagcagcagcagccgagtTCCCGCTCAGCACAAAGGATACCCGTATGCGAAAGCCCAAGGAGCGCAAACTGCAGCGTACCGCCAATGGAAACGGTGGTGCAGCTGGTGGTGACAGTGGCCATGGCAGCCGGTCCGGCAGCCCATCGGCAACCGTGAACGGGTTAAGCAGCGGGAGCAACGGTGCGACAAGGATGAAATCGCTGGATGCACTTACA aatttgTGCTGGCCCGAAGAGGATCAATTTCCTGGACGAATGCGAAAATACTCAACCGCCAATGGATTGAAAGGCAGAGATGGAAACAACAGTAGAAAG GAAACCAACGAATTGGAAGGTGCCCCCGCGGCGTCCCCCAGCCGAACTGCCGGCCCAACGAGACGCACGAAAAAGCAGACCAGCAAGCAGTCGAAGGAAACGAAATCAACGTCCGCCGAAAGTagggaaaagcaaacgaacaacAGTGCCACCACGGTGACGCCACCGGTAGAAATCAAG CACGTCACTCCGCTGCCAGGCTTCCAGCAAGCGTTCGGTTCCACCGAGATCGGCAAGTTCTCGGAGGTGTTCTTCAACAGCAGTCCAACGTCAGCGAACCACAGTCCACCGACGCCACCGGCTCATCACCATCCGCTCCAGctgcaacaagaacaacatcACCAGTCCGgccaacatcagcagcagcagcaacagcagggcCAGCAGCAGTCGGGTGTGGCTCATCAATCCCAGCACGGCACAACCACCATGCAGCAGCTCGTCATGGAATCGCTCAATGCGTACGAATCCGACGTGGATACGCTAAGCCCACAGCCCTGGGAGGCGCACGGTGCGGCTCCACCGGTGGACGCGTACGATAGCACACCGGGCACCAGCGGGTACGGTCTGCCGATCAGTGCCAGCCACTTTCATCCGTCGTACTACGAATCGTCATCCTACTCCGACCATGCCGTCGACTCGCCGCTGGGAAACTATTTCAGCGAAATGACATGCAACGAGTTTGTGAACTAA
- the LOC120951351 gene encoding hornerin-like isoform X2 — MDCCSSTTTASYADYRQHAMNGNFCYPYAPSMLRSASPYPLAGGGGGGGGARYGTSYRSSPLPGGGGYHGAASPHAPYDGYDKYYGGGYGHHGPSGYGSGYYGNYHPSAYRDYGPGHYNGHYYHQSQSPYARAGGGAASPMYGGYLYPSAAGRHYGATSSLQQQQQQHHPFGGSRDPYPYHGQREHQQQQQYSSFANYPHLPPYRNGTHPDHPAGGKSHHHHPQQQQQQQQQFPAHQSFPGSHNERGMTTGGGGGGSSSSNSHTSNGGSSVVGDGPPSNTTTNTASSGYGSPGTDYTLPGSSYSSGDSPPHQHPPAGGDERESSATSRTPTATPTPAAALALGAATAAAEFPLSTKDTRMRKPKERKLQRTANGNGGAAGGDSGHGSRSGSPSATVNGLSSGSNGATRMKSLDALTNLCWPEEDQFPGRMRKYSTANGLKGRDGNNSRKETNELEGAPAASPSRTAGPTRRTKKQTSKQSKETKSTSAESREKQTNNSATTVTPPVEIKHVTPLPGFQQAFGSTEIGKFSEVFFNSSPTSANHSPPTPPAHHHPLQLQQEQHHQSGQHQQQQQQQGQQQSGVAHQSQHGTTTMQQLVMESLNAYESDVDTLSPQPWEAHGAAPPVDAYDSTPGTSGYGLPISASHFHPSYYESSSYSDHAVDSPLGNYFSEMTCNEFVN, encoded by the exons ATGGATTGTTGCAGCAGCACTACTACTGCCAGCTACGCAGACTACAGGCAGCACGCGATGAACGGCAACTTCTGCTACCCGTACGCGCCCAGCATGCTGCGCAGTGCGTCACCGTACCCGTTggctggcggcggcggcggcggtggaggcGCCCGGTACGGCACTAGCTATCGATCTTCCCCGCTGCCGGGTGGTGGCGGCTACCATGGGGCCGCCTCGCCGCATGCTCCGTACGATGGGTACGATAAGTACTACGGCGGCGGCTACGGGCATCACGGACCGTCGGGCTACGGCAGCGGTTACTATGGCAACTACCATCCGTCGGCCTACCGGGACTATGGTCCGGGGCACTACAACGGCCACTACTATCACCAATCGCAGTCACCGTACGCTCGggccggtggtggtgcggcCTCGCCCATGTACGGTGGCTACCTGTACCCATCGGCGGCGGGCCGGCATTATGGGGCCACTTCcagcctgcagcagcagcagcagcagcatcatccgtTCGGTGGGTCCCGCGACCCGTACCCCTATCACGGGCAGCGGgaacaccaacagcagcaacagtattCGAGCTTCGCCAACTACCCTCACCTGCCACCGTACAGGAACGGCACGCATCCTGATCATCCTGCTGGGGGGAAatcacaccatcaccacccacagcagcagcagcagcagcagcagcagtttccagcgcaccAAAGCTTCCCAGGAAGTCACAACGAACGGGGGATGACGACGGGTGGAGgaggcggcggcagcagcagcagtaacagcCACACCAGCAACGGCGGCAGCAGTGTGGTCGGTGATGGTCCACCGtcgaacaccaccaccaatacTGCTTCGTCCGGGTATGGGTCACCGGGCACCGATTACACGCTGCCCGGTTCCTCCTACAGCTCGGGGGACAGTCCACCCCACCAGCATCCACCAGCCGGCGGGGATGAGCGGGAGTCGAGTGCTACCTCCCGCACACCCACCGCAACACCCACACCAGCAGCGGCACTCGCTCTCGGTGCAGCAACAG cagcagccgagtTCCCGCTCAGCACAAAGGATACCCGTATGCGAAAGCCCAAGGAGCGCAAACTGCAGCGTACCGCCAATGGAAACGGTGGTGCAGCTGGTGGTGACAGTGGCCATGGCAGCCGGTCCGGCAGCCCATCGGCAACCGTGAACGGGTTAAGCAGCGGGAGCAACGGTGCGACAAGGATGAAATCGCTGGATGCACTTACA aatttgTGCTGGCCCGAAGAGGATCAATTTCCTGGACGAATGCGAAAATACTCAACCGCCAATGGATTGAAAGGCAGAGATGGAAACAACAGTAGAAAG GAAACCAACGAATTGGAAGGTGCCCCCGCGGCGTCCCCCAGCCGAACTGCCGGCCCAACGAGACGCACGAAAAAGCAGACCAGCAAGCAGTCGAAGGAAACGAAATCAACGTCCGCCGAAAGTagggaaaagcaaacgaacaacAGTGCCACCACGGTGACGCCACCGGTAGAAATCAAG CACGTCACTCCGCTGCCAGGCTTCCAGCAAGCGTTCGGTTCCACCGAGATCGGCAAGTTCTCGGAGGTGTTCTTCAACAGCAGTCCAACGTCAGCGAACCACAGTCCACCGACGCCACCGGCTCATCACCATCCGCTCCAGctgcaacaagaacaacatcACCAGTCCGgccaacatcagcagcagcagcaacagcagggcCAGCAGCAGTCGGGTGTGGCTCATCAATCCCAGCACGGCACAACCACCATGCAGCAGCTCGTCATGGAATCGCTCAATGCGTACGAATCCGACGTGGATACGCTAAGCCCACAGCCCTGGGAGGCGCACGGTGCGGCTCCACCGGTGGACGCGTACGATAGCACACCGGGCACCAGCGGGTACGGTCTGCCGATCAGTGCCAGCCACTTTCATCCGTCGTACTACGAATCGTCATCCTACTCCGACCATGCCGTCGACTCGCCGCTGGGAAACTATTTCAGCGAAATGACATGCAACGAGTTTGTGAACTAA